A portion of the Kazachstania africana CBS 2517 chromosome 2, complete genome genome contains these proteins:
- the LSP1 gene encoding lipid-binding protein LSP1 (similar to Saccharomyces cerevisiae LSP1 (YPL004C); ancestral locus Anc_8.85), protein MHKTYSLRNQRTPTAQQIQQPPPPPSSTKSRFFGKSSLASSFRKSTAGSFGPELSRKLSQLVKTEKGVLRAMEVVANERRAAARQLSLWGSENDDDVSDVTDKLGVLMYELGELQDQFIDKYDQYRVTLKSIRNIEASVQPSRDRKDKITDEIAHLKYKDPGSTKIPVLEQELVRTEAESLVAEAQLSNITREKLKASFNYQFDAVRELAEKFALIAGYGKALLELLDDAPVTPGEARPAYDGYDASRQIIMDAEAALEAWTLDIAVVKPTLSFHQTVDDVYEEVDDQEEDEGQEQGIVEDDYAEEGLRQPANTNEEDYS, encoded by the coding sequence ATGCACAAAACATATTCCTTAAGAAACCAAAGAACTCCAACTGCTCAGCAGATTCAACAACCACCACCTCCTCcttcttcaacaaaatcaagatttttCGGTAAATCTTCCCTAGCTTCTTCATTTCGTAAGAGTACAGCTGGTAGCTTCGGTCCTGAactatcaagaaaattatctCAATTGGTTAAAACTGAAAAAGGCGTCTTGAGAGCAATGGAAGTGGTGGCTAATGAAAGACGTGCCGCTGCAAGACAATTGTCCCTATGGGGttcagaaaatgatgatgatgtaTCCGATGTCACCGATAAATTAGGTGTCTTGATGTACGAATTGGGTGAATTACAAgatcaatttattgataaatatgATCAATATCGTGTCActttaaaatcaattagaAATATTGAAGCTTCTGTACAACCTTCAAGAGATAGAAAAGACAAAATTACCGATGAAATTGcacatttgaaatataaagatCCAGGCTCCACTAAGATCCCTGTATTGGAACAAGAATTGGTTAGAACTGAAGCTGAATCTTTAGTCGCTGAAGCTCAATTGTCTAATATtacaagagaaaaattaaaagctAGTTTCAACTATCAATTCGATGCCGTTAGAGAATTGGCTGAAAAATTCGCTTTAATTGCAGGCTACGGTAAGGCGCTATTAGAACTATTAGACGATGCTCCAGTTACCCCAGGTGAAGCAAGACCAGCTTATGACGGTTATGACGCTTCCAGACAAATTATCATGGATGCCGAAGCTGCTTTAGAAGCTTGGACTCTTGATATTGCGGTTGTTAAACCAACTCTTTCCTTCCATCAAACGGTAGATGACGTCTACGAGGAAGTGGATGATCAAGAAGAGGATGAAGGTCAAGAACAAGGTATTGTCGAAGATGATTACGCCGAAGAAGGATTAAGACAACCAGCTAATACTAACGAAGAAGACTACAGTTGA
- the AEP3 gene encoding Aep3p (similar to Saccharomyces cerevisiae AEP3 (YPL005W); ancestral locus Anc_8.84) → MDILTTLSKAISTNGIKRATSGSTFSEILLPATFTNHLNVDRLDRSKPMEKNRQEDRSEKSKSRNLQIAENSHLVGKNSSFERKLVQEMLLPYRPTHKFKRQEIKADYDTAKANKLYHLRKQMLQNESWMEREDQLLLNELLPLMVKLANFRVYLPHVNKRRLFQRESMREIPQVPKFDEDPMVFTDYIGLLTHTKFRYKSSSKQNGIIPKMLKMMVNPSNKVTLPYQTSQTYNDVMFFFKQRSDYASMRETFRLMKIANCQLNTATYNIIISAILKNSKIRKVKKVNGELAYYLNDMINRKIGVNYITWNLLGQFLMSQSALEFYIKKMIEQEIPVTQSLALKVFETVFKNENGNKNGRTIVITLLNFLKINRISFDSEILKFTLKHLLEDTKNGNSLEVAWELLNFAYRKNQNMFNVEILNLFLNHVSLSGRIDLSLIILYHFKNVFKVSSNVESFQFLYKSLVRNGYSVNFPVILKFLKNLQLKMKLGYRKNYWLVKCESISKFNCLKQVTSEDLEKLGYLMEHIVNGGMKVKWELFKVSSRDERKLLRYLHCVPYNNNGNSREKTRDKHCITSGETKAKKTEYRKRIRYIAVQNAMIKRIGYANNWKEALTKELKDRKLI, encoded by the coding sequence ATGGATATATTAACAACACTTAGCAAAGCAATTAGTACGAATGGGATAAAGAGAGCAACCTCGGGCTCCACATTCAGCGAGATTCTCCTTCCCGCCACCTTCACTAATCACCTTAATGTTGATAGATTAGATAGAAGTAAGCCAATGGAAAAGAATAGGCAGGAAGACAGATCAGAGAAGTCAAAGTCAAGGAATCTGCAAATAGCAGAAAATAGTCATCTAGTAggtaaaaattcttctttcgaGAGGAAGCTTGTTCAAGAAATGCTACTACCATATAGGCCAACTCACAAATTCAAACGACAGGAGATAAAGGCAGATTACGACACCGCTAAAGCAAACAAATTATATCATCTACGGAAGCAGATGCTACAAAATGAGTCTTGGATGGAGAGAGAGGATCAATTACTTCTAAATGAATTGCTACCATTAATGGTAAAGTTGGCAAATTTCAGGGTATATCTCCCGCATGTTAATAAGCGAAGGTTATTTCAAAGAGAGTCCATGAGAGAGATACCTCAAGTTCCCAAATTTGATGAGGATCCGATGGTTTTCACGGACTATATTGGATTATTGACTCACACTAAATTTAGATATAAAAGTTCTTCGAAACAAAATGGTATTATACCAAAAATGTTAAAAATGATGGTTAATCCATCAAATAAGGTTACTTTGCCATATCAGACTTCGCAAACATATAATGATGTCatgttcttcttcaaacaGCGATCTGATTATGCATCAATGAGAGAGACTTTTAGGTTAATGAAAATTGCTAACTGTCAGTTAAACACCGCTACATACAACATAATCATTTCAgctattttgaaaaattccaaaatacGAAAGGTCAAAAAGGTTAATGGTGAACTTgcttattatttgaatgatatgaTCAACAGAAAAATCGGAGTGAACTATATTACGTGGAACTTGCTGGgacaatttttaatgaGTCAAAGTGCATTAGAATTttatatcaagaaaatgatagaaCAAGAAATTCCAGTGACCCAAAGCCTTGCCCTGAAGGTCTTCGAGACTGttttcaagaatgaaaatgggAATAAAAACGGTCGAACAATTGTAATCACATTgctgaattttttgaaaatcaatagGATAAGTTTTGattctgaaattttaaaatttacATTGAAGCATCTCTTAGAAGACACGAAAAATGGGAACTCACTTGAAGTTGCATGGGAATTATTAAACTTCGCTTATAGAAAGAATCAGAACATGTTTaatgttgaaattttgaaccTATTTCTGAATCATGTTAGTTTAAGTGGTAGAATTGATTTGTCGTTGATTATCCTATATCATTTTAAGAACGTTTTCAAAGTCTCAAGTAATGTGGAATCATTCCAGTTTCTGTATAAATCGTTGGTTAGAAACGGTTACAGTGTGAATTTCCCAgttatcttgaaatttttgaaaaatcttcaGTTAAAGATGAAACTTGGTTATCGGAAGAATTATTGGTTAGTTAAGTGTGAGTCTATTTCTAAGTTCAACTGTTTGAAACAAGTTACAAGTGAGGATCTGGAAAAGCTCGGCTATTTGATGGAACACATTGTAAATGGGGGAATGAAAGTGAAATGGGAATTATTCAAAGTTTCGAGCAGGGATGAACGTAAATTGTTGAGATACCTACATTGTGTTCcttataataataatgggaATTCTAGGGAGAAAACGCGTGATAAGCATTGTATAACATCGGGTGAAACTAAAGCAAAGAAGACTGAATACCGTAAAAGGATTAGATACATTGCTGTACAAAATGCTATGATTAAGAGGATTGGCTATGCCAACAATTGGAAGGAGGCACTAACGAAAGAGTTGAAGGATCGTAAATTGATATAA
- the SYM1 gene encoding ethanol metabolism protein (similar to Saccharomyces cerevisiae SYM1 (YLR251W); ancestral locus Anc_1.384): MTRILDLYKLALKKHPKTTNAVTTGALFGAGDVSAQFLFPYTEHKGTIESKENHKRKVAWKYDFSRTARAIVYGSLIFSFVGDRWYKFLNYKVKLPNKPSNHYTNLLCRVGVDQLGFAPISLPFYFMCMSAMEGKSFDDAKIKVKTQWWNTLVTNWCVWPLFQAVNFSLIPVQHRLLAVNTISIFWNTFLSFKNSYIPVEKERYPVYYPPVAE, from the coding sequence ATGACGAGAATTTTAGATCTATATAAGCttgctttgaaaaaacatCCCAAGACTACAAATGCCGTTACAACTGGTGCATTATTTGGCGCAGGTGATGTTTCAGCACAATTTCTCTTTCCCTATACAGAACATAAAGGTACTATAGAATCAAAGGAGAATCATAAGAGGAAAGTAGCGTGGAAATATGACTTTTCTCGTACTGCCAGGGCCATAGTCTATGGATcgttgatattttcattcgTGGGTGATAGATGgtacaaatttttgaactaCAAGGTTAAGTTACCCAATAAACCAAGCAATCATTATACAAACTTGCTTTGCAGAGTAGGTGTGGATCAATTGGGGTTTGCTCCAATATCCTTGccattttattttatgtGTATGTCTGCGATGGAGGgaaaatcttttgatgaTGCAAAAATCAAGGTTAAAACACAATGGTGGAATACTCTAGTGACCAATTGGTGCGTCTGGCCACTTTTCCAGGCTGTAAATTTCTCGCTAATACCAGTGCAACATCGTCTCTTAGCTGTCAATACAATATCTATCTTTTGGAACACCTTCCtatcattcaaaaactCTTATATTCCAGTTGAGAAGGAAAGGTATCCTGTTTACTATCCTCCTGTGGCTGAATGA
- the NCR1 gene encoding sphingolipid transporter (similar to Saccharomyces cerevisiae NCR1 (YPL006W); ancestral locus Anc_8.83) — MFGYNYILSVCSLLFLLNIVTAQYCALYGNCGKKSVFGSQLPCAIEDPESFDPPAPDSDLINLLIETCGEEWQDADSLCCTSDQVKALNSKLKKANNFIKSCPACVENFKNLFCHFTCSPDQASFVNVTERSKSKDGRDVVDELEVFLDDEWAERFYNSCRNVKYSGTNGDAMKFIGGNAKNYSDFLKFLGDKKPLLGGSPFQINYKYDAPRGYDLFDYDVYDCNDEKYKCSCNDCQESCPAIQTFANEHEKVGKLPYFSFVLLSIYAVVIIALIGWNVYLRVKGKEMTLLADEPVEDTNETAGNEVIQSYDTRPYQINNIVAKGLSEIAGCSTVYAKTVLAVTGALFIICYFLLYKYYDPTTDSTDLWAPRNSQSYKDKQYFEDNFGPSFRTEQILIVNETGPVLSYPTLKWWFEVEKNLTTQVNYKNVTYQDLCHRPTNYSTCFVESLTQYFNGIPPAKSSWDAQLELCADTPGMCVPSTQEPLKKSALFSNVTHVLDSKAIIVTLLLSNHSDVAEHWEHHLENFLLDIDAPKGVRISFSTEISKNKEVDDNVESWTLTFSYLLMFLFVSWALKKKSSSKIKILMGIAGILIVFISLVFTAGLLCSIGVQPTPLVIKILPFIILAIGIDNIFLLSDEFDKISEVKPNWFTDEKIVKSVSRISPSIFLAFICQLSSVLLAVFVSMPVARNFAIYSAVALGINMLLQLTTYLSIYSVCENKFETIRLSDTNSVARVSGRFESCYFNLLTRKRKKTIAVFVVLTLLSITLLPCLKYGLDQRLYVPSTSHLVDYYDDVSDHLQIGPPVYFVVKDLDLTKRKNQQKVCGEFSTCHNNSLSNVFEKERSTSKMIEPLENWIDDYFMFMNPEFDQCCRIKKSDHEVCPPYFPTWGCETCLKKDHWNYNMSGFPEGQDFIKFFKIWIDTPNDKCPFGGKLSYSRQVNFNNTNITSSSFRSFNGPLRSEESYIKAYNAENKLVELFKEKSGLDVVAYSPFNIFYEQYNSMASVTSKLLVVSLIFVFIFSTILLGSVLTAALLTGTIIMILINMFAMMIMLNISLNPISLANLLIAVGVASEACIHIARAFTIVPHGTKNNPSLRSIFAVKSIGCSVFYGVIMTKFVALLLLFFSKSKLIDTYFFRMFMSLILMTALHSLVFLPIVLSMFGGRGYIDDTVTFDEEENDES; from the coding sequence ATGTTCGGGTATAATTACATATTATCTGTGTGTTCGTTGCTATTCCTTTTGAATATAGTCACAGCACAGTACTGTGCTTTATATGGCAATTGCGGTAAGAAATCAGTGTTTGGTTCTCAATTACCGTGTGCAATAGAGGACCCAGAGTCATTTGATCCACCTGCACCAGACAGCGACTTGATTAATTTGCTGATTGAGACGTGTGGTGAAGAATGGCAGGACGCAGATTCCCTCTGTTGTACGAGTGACCAGGTCAAAgctttaaattcaaaacttAAGAAGGctaataatttcatcaaatcaTGCCCTGCATGtgtagaaaattttaaaaaccTATTCTGTCACTTTACATGCTCCCCAGATCAAGCTTCTTTTGTCAATGTGACGGAAAGGAGCAAGTCAAAGGATGGTCGTGATGTGGTGGACGAATTAGAAGTGTTTTTGGATGATGAGTGGGCTGAAAGATTCTATAATTCATGTAGAAATGTCAAATATTCAGGTACCAATGGTGATGCAATGAAGTTTATTGGTGGCAATGCCAAAAATTATAGTGactttttgaagtttttgGGCGATAAAAAACCTTTACTTGGTGGATCACCTTTCCAAATCAACTACAAATATGACGCTCCAAGAGGTTATGACTTGTTTGACTATGATGTTTATGACTGCAATGATGAGAAATATAAATGTTCCTGTAATGACTGCCAGGAATCTTGCCCTGCAATTCAAACTTTCGCAAATGAGCATGAGAAAGTTGGCAAGTTGCCTTACTTCTCTTTCGTACTATTGTCCATCTATGCTGTGGTCATTATTGCACTTATTGGTTGGAATGTTTATCTAAGAGTTAAAGGTAAGGAAATGACTTTACTCGCCGATGAACCAGTCGAGGATACAAATGAAACTGCAGGCAACGAGGTAATACAGTCGTATGATACAAGACCTTACCAAATCAACAATATTGTTGCAAAAGGTTTGAGTGAAATTGCTGGCTGTTCCACCGTGTATGCAAAGACTGTGCTGGCAGTTACGGGAGCAttgtttattatttgttaCTTCTTATTATACAAATACTATGATCCCACAACTGATTCAACCGATTTATGGGCACCAAGGAACTCTCAATCTTACAAAGACAagcaatattttgaagataacTTCGGTCCATCTTTCAGGACTGAACAAATACTGATTGTTAACGAAACAGGTCCTGTATTATCATACCCTACATTAAAATGGTGGTTTGAAGTTGAGAAGAACCTAACTACCCAAGTAAACTACAAGAACGTTACATATCAAGATCTATGTCACAGACCTACCAATTACTCAACTTGTTTTGTTGAGTCGTTGACACaatatttcaatggtaTCCCACCAGCTAAATCGAGTTGGGACGCTCAATTAGAGCTATGTGCTGATACTCCAGGGATGTGTGTTCCAAGTACCCAAGAGCCATTAAAAAAGAGTGCACTTTTTTCGAACGTTACTCATGTCTTGGATTCTAAAGCAATTATTGTTACATTGTTATTGAGCAATCATTCTGATGTTGCAGAACATTGGGAACACCATCTAGAGAATTTCTTGTTGGATATTGATGCTCCCAAGGGTGTTAGAATCAGCTTTAGTACCGAGAtatccaaaaataaagaagttGATGACAACGTTGAATCCTGGACTCTAACTTTTTCCTATCTGTTGATGTTTTTATTCGTCTCATGGGCcttgaaaaagaaaagttcgagtaaaattaaaattttaatgGGAATTGCTGGCATATTAATAGTCTTTATATCACTTGTTTTCACAGCTGGGCTTCTATGCTCCATTGGAGTACAACCAACACCATTGGTTATAAAGATTTTACCATTTATAATTTTGGCCATTGGAATCGATaatattttccttttgaGTGATGAGTTTGATAAGATATCCGAGGTCAAACCTAATTGGTTTactgatgaaaaaattgtgaAGTCAGTTAGTAGAATTTCaccatcaatttttttggccTTTATCTGTCAACTTTCCTCTGTCCTTCTAGCAGTCTTCGTTTCAATGCCCGTGGCTAGGAATTTCGCAATCTATTCTGCAGTTGCTCTAGGTATAAATATGCTTCTACAACTAACCACTTATCTTTCTATTTATTCCGTATGTGaaaacaaatttgaaacaatcAGGCTTTCTGATACGAATAGTGTGGCTAGGGTTTCAGGCCGTTTTGAAAGTTGCTATTTTAACCTATTgacaagaaagagaaagaaaactaTCGCTGTCTTCGTCGTTTTGACTTTATTGTCTATAACCCTTTTGCCCTGTTTGAAATACGGCTTAGATCAAAGATTATATGTACCAAGTACATCACATTTAGTTGATTACTACGATGATGTCTCTGACCATCTACAGATTGGTCCACCAGTTTACTTCGTGGTGAAAGATTTAGACTTgacaaagagaaaaaacCAACAAAAGGTCTGTGGTGAGTTCTCTACTTGCCAcaataattcattatcaaatgtctttgaaaaagaaagatcaACTTCAAAGATGATTGAACCATTGGAAAACTGGATTGATGATTACTTTATGTTTATGAATCCAGAATTTGATCAATGTTGCCGcataaaaaaatcagaTCATGAAGTATGTCCTCCCTATTTCCCAACGTGGGGCTGTGAAACATGTCTCAAAAAGGATCATTGGAACTATAATATGTCAGGATTTCCAGAGGGTCaagatttcattaaatttttcaagatttggATTGATACACCAAATGACAAATGTCCTTTCGGTGGTAAACTGTCATATTCGAGACAAGtcaatttcaacaataCCAATATAACATCGTCTTCATTCCGTTCCTTCAATGGGCCACTACGTTCAGAGGAAAGCTACATCAAGGCTTACAATGCTGAAAACAAATTAGTTGAACTTTTCAAGGAAAAGAGTGGTTTGGATGTTGTTGCATATTCTCCATTCAACATCTTTTATGAACAATACAATTCTATGGCGTCAGTcacttcaaaattgttggtAGTGTCACTTATTTTcgtatttattttttcaacgATATTGTTAGGCTCAGTGTTAACTGCTGCATTGTTAACTGGTACTATAATCATGATCCTAATAAATATGTTCGCTATGATGATTATGCTGAATATCTCGCTAAACCCAATAAGCTTAGCAAATTTGCTCATTGCTGTTGGTGTAGCCTCAGAAGCCTGTATCCACATTGCCAGAGCATTTACCATTGTTCCACATGGTACAAAGAATAACCCATCCTTAAGGTCAATTTTTGCAGTGAAGTCAATTGGTTGTTCTGTTTTCTATGGTGTTATAATGACCAAGTTCGTTGCACttcttttgcttttctTCAGTAAATCGAAGCTAATTGATACATATTTCTTCCGCATGTTTATgtcattaattttaatgacAGCTTTACATTCTTTGGTCTTTTTACCAATTGTGCTTTCAATGTTTGGTGGTAGGGGATACATCGACGATACTGTTACTtttgatgaggaagaaaatgatgagaGCTAA
- the TFC8 gene encoding transcription factor TFIIIC subunit TFC8 (similar to Saccharomyces cerevisiae TFC8 (YPL007C); ancestral locus Anc_8.82) — MKQLRDLIIPRKDLQDWDDNITWVKDGSIYITTVPELTKANPVYTSEVNYHSKNLFHLKELPLELANKFEFEQASRNALLNSIPNSNVRLCRVAKMDLNYVAILTNNCNVTVFDPAGNAVVNLDEPDRSVESRAYHSVDWSPQDEYIAVGNEMNEIVIFEMKQEDQTVKFNHFKTIQLDAGIENAWVTNIKWYENGRILAVLSNNAVYCINERNWEASLISSPGRYKIIDIQIVGENYVVISMVGVILRVDLRTMNTFHLETGLKSESKIIPIINTENIILLSNNSSCKIDIGASTPTISNDDVISPYLEKKFKKWNDVWNEFNKHETTLSIYGISLSPDKFSVAILYNIERVSIKYLITSERQYNITFIPLSDNWKISRFAKGFAWYQTYSIYNNKLPIIENAVDTSSTKFDTNTDFNSYLKTILNDEKMNYMRFFNFTREHPKIDVFRKTIYEYAIANKDLFTNDLDIACFESLASILHLDCPIHLSNSIPIKSDFIQESFNFGSNSDNPDVITAEGGNNWRRCSVTLLPILTTEVKICPMSKQRVISLEQSENLNEFGWFTRTLLQVFNDVSVYCGTDMQ, encoded by the coding sequence ATGAAACAGCTAAGAGATCTGATAATACCAAGAAAGGACTTGCAGGACTGGGATGATAATATTACGTGGGTGAAGGACGGGTCAATTTATATCACTACGGTGCCTGAGTTAACAAAAGCGAATCCAGTGTACACTTCAGAAGTGAACTATCACTCTAAAAATCTATTTCATTTGAAGGAACTGCCTCTAGAGCTGgctaataaatttgaatttgaacaGGCCTCTAGAAATGCCTTGCTAAACTCAATTCCAAATTCTAATGTCAGATTATGTAGGGTAGCAAAAATGGATCTCAATTACGTCGCAATTTTAACAAATAATTGTAATGTTACGGTCTTCGATCCCGCTGGGAACGCTGTTGTCAATTTGGATGAACCAGATAGGAGTGTTGAATCGAGGGCATATCATTCCGTAGATTGGAGCCCCCAGGATGAATATATTGCAGTCGGTAATGAAATGAACgaaattgttatttttgaaatgaaacAGGAAGATCAAACTGTAAAGTTCAATCATTTTAAAACTATACAGCTAGATGCTGGAATTGAAAATGCGTGGGTAACCAACATTAAATGGTATGAAAATGGTAGAATATTGGCAgtattatcaaataatgcGGTATACTGTATTAATGAGCGTAATTGGGAAGCGTCACTCATATCATCGCCCGGAAgatacaaaattattgacaTACAGATCGTGGGTGAGAACTATGTGGTAATCTCCATGGTAGGAGTCATCCTGAGAGTGGATCTCAGAACAATGAACACTTTTCACTTGGAAACAGGCCTTAAAAGCGAATCCAAGATCATCCCAATAATAAAtacagaaaatattatactattatcaaataatagtaGTTGTAAGATTGATATCGGTGCAAGTACACCAACCATATCAAATGATGATGTAATATCCCCGTacttggaaaaaaaattcaaaaaatggaaCGATGTATGgaatgaatttaataaaCATGAGACTACGTTATCCATTTACGGAATTTCACTGTCCCCAGACAAATTTTCAGTTGCAATCCTCTACAATATTGAACGTGTCTCCATAAAATATCTGATCACTTCTGAAAGGCAATATAACATAACGTTTATTCCTCTGTCAGATAACTGGAAGATTTCTAGATTTGCCAAGGGGTTTGCCTGGTATCAAACCTACTCTATTTACAATAATAAACTGccaattattgaaaatgccGTTGACACATCGTCGACTAAGTTCGACACAAATACAGATTTTAATTCGTATCTGAAGACgatattgaatgatgaaaaaatgaaCTACAtgagatttttcaatttcaccaGAGAGCATCCAAAAATCGATGTCTTTAGGAAAACAATCTACGAATATGCCATTGCTAATAAGGATTTATTTACCAATGATCTGGATATTGCATGTTTCGAGTCACTGGCTTCAATACTACACCTTGACTGCCCAATTCATTTGAGTAATTCAATACCTATCAAGAGTGACTTTATCCaagaatctttcaattttggaagTAACTCTGATAATCCAGATGTTATCACTGCAGAAGGGGGTAATAATTGGAGGCGTTGTTCCGTCACATTATTACCTATACTAACTACTGAAGTCAAAATATGTCCAATGAGTAAGCAAAGGGTGATATCTTTAGAGCAAAGTGAGAATCTGAATGAATTTGGCTGGTTCACAAGAACTTTATTGCAAGTGTTTAACGATGTTAGTGTTTATTGTGGCACAGATATGcaatga